agaatatataggctacattaaactgatgaagaaaaaataaataaaataaatacattttgtcctccactaatgtctaatgcatttcagaccatttgctattgcaatttatttattatgatcgattttacttatttggtaaagcactttgagattttattgtattttaacatgtgctatataaattcagtttatttttaaatcatccctattttaaacaatagaaataacaggactttatcattcttagtatgttattactcaattctattacattgtacttaagttatgtttttaagttatgcttacttatacacaaaatagttccatttaatcaaagaatattagttaacaatactcaaaaaggaagaatatgttacaccaacttgacaaaattaagttagtagaacttgttctaaaacttttagtatacactacttaatctatttaattactttgaacGTTCGGGTTTACAGTGCACAAAAACCTCAGAGAAAGATGGACACAAAGAGAATGATATTCTGTCTGCTTGTGGCAGGTAACACAATTGGTCATCTCTTTGTTTCCTATCTCATCCATTCATACACCCCACTTACACAATGTGTCAAAGAGACCTGCTTCAactcatttctttctttgttacTTCCAAAACTCTCTTTCAGCTATTATCAGCCCTGTGTTTACTGAAGAATGGAGGGCCAGTGTTGTAAAAGAACTTGACGCCCTGGTCACATCCTGTGTTGTGGTACCCTGTTCATTCACCCATCCTAAAGAGAACCTGCCCACCTCCAGACTCAGAGGGATCTGGCATCGTTCGACTGATAAAAACCAACGCATCTACTACGAGGATAGCACGCAGGTCTTGGAAAACTTTAGGGGCCGCACAAAGTTGTTGGGACATTTGGGTCAGAACAACTGCTCTTTAGAAATTACTAACATTAAAGATCATGACAACGGCCCTTTCTGTTTCCGGATCGAACTAGAACGAGCAAAGGACTCTTTCTCCTTTGTGAAGAGTTGTGTCGAGTTCAGAATTCTCCGTATGTCACAGACTTTCCAAAATTTCATAAATCTATACTGATTTTCTATGTTACAATAATTAGCCTCTTGCTTAATAtctgcttttccttttttttcattgataGCTGATCCTCCGAATCCTACATTGAGTCAACCAAAGACCAAAGCCATTCAAGATCGTCCCTACACTATCACCTGTTCAGTCCGCCATACCTGCCCCTCCCATGTGCCTAAACTCACATGGAGTCGAGGCACAGCAGATGAGGTAATAGAGGTCCACAAGGAAACTGGTTTTGGCTACTGGGAGGCCCAGTCCATCCTGACCATCATTCCTGAGGAGAAGGATGATCACAGTGATGTCACCTGTACAGCACAATTTAATGGACAGAAGACATCATCTACAACAGTGACCCTCAATGTAAAACGTGAGatcttttcactctgttgttgaATTTTGAGGATTTTCTTCTTGTAAAGTTCATATGCTGGATGCTGTCCTTTTTTGCATTTGTGCAATATAAGTGAAGAACGGCCCTTATATATGGCTCCGTCTATTTGCAGGTACAGAAAATTATAACCACATCATCATTCCTACAGTGGCAGTGATTGGTACAGCTTTGATCTCTGCAGTCTTCTGCATTTTCATGGTGAAAAGATACAAGTGAGTTTATTACTTACTTATATTACAGAGATTAATAAAGTAGGAATATATTTCATTACTGTCTAATTCTTAAGTTTGTTAAGTGCTcctcaaaaaaaaactttttctgtcTGCTTAAGGAAACGCATAGCAGAGCTCCAAAATCAAGAAGACAGGTGAAGAGAAAAATATATCAGATCCAGTTTTTAGTGCATTACTGATTCTTTTTCTCTCATTAGAATGTGATtcatgaatttatttatttatctatttgtCACATTCAGTGCGTGGAACAACTTCAGACTCCAGACTGTCTCGAAGGTGAGAaaacattttgtacattttagCCCTAAACTTTCTGGAATATGTGAGAGCAGGGGGGTAGCCTACAGGTTGTCAAGGATTGCATTTTAAAAGAGCAATACATTATTTTAGGCCATTCTGATTAAAGACGAAAGGAATTTATTTATGGATTTTTATCTTATAATTTGGTGACTAGTTCTGTACTGTTCCAACCGTAAACCTCTACACACCAATGCTTCATTGACCTTGCATATCTCTGCAGAAGTAACACGTTTATTTTGCTTTACGATACGATCTATGTTTCTATCTTTATGTGAAATGGCAAtgcttttttctgttctttttaaaTTAGAAGGAGAATCTAAAGGTGAGAATTGAAAAAAAGGAACTTCACTTAAATATGTGAAACCTCCCAGTTTGCTTTATTTGTTGTGATGTCCTCACAgttaaaccatttaaaaaatatatttaaagctGCAACAATACATTTATAGCCACAAGGGGGCAGAAGAAATTCATGAAATTCAAAAATAAGCTTCTGCACACAGttgcagcagacacagagcaaaaTAACTGTCCCCATGTCTTTTGCACACAATTTAGAACTGGTATTTCATATGATATGTATCTGGTATTGGTAAGTGTTTTCTTATTATTCATCTGTCTCTATTTTGCCCACATTGTGATTAATAATAAATCCAAATGtagttgtaattaaactttttagtgctaactacttattctttcatgttttgttaaaagacATATTAATTGGAAATCACATttgttgtttgtaataatcagcttaagtatgctatgcacagatcatattaagcatggggggggggagtgatGGCATTTGGGTAGTGGTCAGTGCTACAAGCACATATTGGATATTAGTAACTCTGTGTCCCAAGTGAACCTTTCCATGCAGGTCAATCATTGCAAAATTACAATGTTATCTGTGTATTGTTAacttttctgattttttttttcatcaaatgTATTAAATACATTGTTCTTAAAATCATACTGTCatagagggaaaaaaacaatgtttatattatttctttAGTAGTGATAACTAGCCCAATGTTTTAcatttgtcatgtttctttgcatgtttaaaGCTAAAGTGCGTAGTTCCTGTCTCtttcatgaggaattctaagtaataataacaaaacagtcgttgcatccacatgatacaagccttctgtgatcgcgcaccacccccacccctcctccacgcagttgctagtagccaaagaGTACACGGAGtatcaaaaaaaacatgatggactcttcagaagaggtaattatcttcactagATTTTCTCCACGCGAAAGTCACCAGACGAGACCAgtttctaaacatagccatactgagaaatacacaGAGAGCTGTGtgaagctgatagtcttaattagctttgtatcaactcatttggcaatagcttgaatgtaacggacgttgattaatataaaaaagttacgcactaaagctttaactcaacatgcttattttagacaacTTGACTCACACAGAAGGAGTGTGACTTCCTTCACTGCTCAGGAcaccattactccactatatctttacatagcaaatagttGTTTACTGCTATATCATTTTCTGATTATTGAGTACTGTCCCTTTAAGTCAAAAGGCGAATTATTTGCTTCAGGgtgtaatatgtttgtttgacaaGCTCATTTTCATCTTATTCACATATTAGCTTCAGAGAAACTGCATTATGTTAATGGAAAGAATAATCTACAAatataaagacaaaaaacaagatAGAAAATTCTGTTGACAAGCTTGAATGTTTTAGCAGCATAGTTCCCTGAAAAGCAACGTTTTGTACTGTAAACACGTTGGATTGTGAGGAGgaaataaactgtaaaaaatgtattcactgTCAACTGGCATGTAAATGTGTATTTGCGTTTGTGTTTCTCAAATGATTATTATAGCCGGTGATGACACTGTGCTGAAATAtgacaaacacaaaatataaaaactacaTTTTATCTCTACAAACCTTTTCATTCTGTGTACTTTGACTCATGAATATACTTAGTTTTTATGAAAAGATATTTGCTGCTTACTTTCTTACTCAACCAGAgagacactttttttaacaatacTGTAGGTTGTTACAAACTTAACTTTCATAGAGGTTTTATCCAAAATGGCCCctagatttaatttcgtaatgccatcacgaactgacgtgagactgggttgctcAGTACTCATGCAGTCATGTCAGCCAGATGGTGGTGCTTTAAGACTAGTTGAGGTCTTGAAAGGGTGggagtgaagaagaagaagaggaaacaaACTAAATTGGTTGACAAGTGTGATGGAAAGAAAATGATTGTATTTTCCTCAACAACAAGATAGTTCAAATTGAGGCATGTAGAAGAAAATAATCTCTTAATTTAAAACCTTTAAGTGTTCTACTCTGagagaaaatacatttacataacaATAACTTTTCAGTATCATCTGATACAGCTAACTGTGGAAGAATTTGTCTTTCATTCAGCAATGCCATTGCATCTTAATGTAGAGATCTTTCCAGGAAACGAAATGGTTGTTTTTACggtaaacattacattttaaattgggAAGTTCAGGAGCTGTGTCATAGAAAGAGACAGCGACAGctcttcatttaaaaataaagaatggcTGAAATTAGGTTAACAGATGCATCATTTTGTTAAGTTTGCCATACATTTTGGAGATTGCTAATTTCACTTCTGCTGTTTAATGTGGGTGCACTGTGAGTACGTTAAATTCTGTGGCCAATAATTTCAATACAGTCCCTGATATCAAACATCCCAGCCATATGCTCATTGAAAAGTTGGAACGCTGCAAAAAGGGGGCTAAAGTGACGTAAACCATCTCATGGGGAACTGAAAATGTGGGAgaatctattattatatattatacaatTCAAATTTCAGAAGGTTTCAAATACCTTCAGAGGAATGACGTGAAGTGCAATTCTAAAACAGAATAACTTTTTCATTAGACTGTAACTCTTTCCTGTAGGCATTCAGTGAACACATCTTATACACTTTGTACTTACTGTATACTTTATATTATACATAGTACAAAACAGTACAGCGAAACCAAATCAATCAAATGATGATAAAGACCTAAGCTTGCAATGCATACATACAATTTTTAACATGATGACATGTAATGCtttgattgtgtgtttgtgattgaCAAATTTCCCGATGATTGATTGACGGACTGATTAATACAAACAGCTTACAAGATCCATTCATCAGCAGTGATTAACTCATCCAGAAGGATACAATTAATTGTTCCTTCAATCGGCCCGGCAGGTCTTTAAAATGGATGAACCTGACCATCTCTCATTCAAGGTTGGAGCTTCAACAGATAAACCAGAGGTGAGGACAGACATCCCTGTGACCTTTTTTACTTTCCAGATAAAATGTGTGGATTCTACAGTTTAGCattgtattttttcatttaatgtGTCATTTTCATTTGGTACGATTTCTGTTTTTTGATTCACAGACTTTTCAACCCAAGCGCATTTCCTGTCATGGGTAACTCAGCGTCCACTGGCTTCAGCCTTCCTACTACCAGGAAACTGTCCTGGGGGCGCCAGAAGGAGGAAACAGTCAAGCTGGAGGACTTCTTGACACAACGCGAGGAGAATCGCTGGCGAGTTAAAGGAAAGCAGAGTTTATCTGTTGAAATGGTCCACCCCACGCGCAGAATCTGTTACGTGAACCTAGCTCTCCAAGAGAGCGACAGCTTTTATCCAAACAGCGGTGAAATGCTGAACCCTGCTTATGTTGGAGATCAAGGTCCATGAATGACTGACATCACTGTGAACAATTCAGTCTACAACTCAGCAAGAAGATCCTGTCAGTTGGAATGTTTGCAGGAGTAACTGCAGAAAGCCCCAGTGATGACACTGCAACAGGAGAGGTCTGGCATagagggcttttttttttttaccacaacaCTGTTTGGTGTGATCATATGGACAGGAAGTGAGACATCAGTGCAAATTTTAAATGAGATTGGTTCCTTTTTGTGTGAAATggaagaaaaagtgaaaaaatttcctttttgtgtgcatttggtGTTATCTAGTCAAACCGATTGGGTGTGATATAGCCAAcgtaaaaataacatttatagTTTCAAATAAAAATCAGTTTGAGCAATTATCACACATGCAACACCTCATCACGTTGCTGTAGGCTGAATGAGCAAAGGAAATCCTGTGTTAACATCTCTGCATCTGTGAAACACATGGCGTGAAGGTAGggtaaatgtaattttcttgttaaaaatcaacaaaagaaAATAGATATATATCATTTGCAACGTTTATGGACTTTTCAAGGAGTTTACATGTCATTGCTTTCAGTCAGCACTTGTTGTTCAGGAATATATTTCATCTTTGTATCACATGGATTGCATATCATCATTTTACATCTTAGCACATTATTGTCAAGGTTATTTAGAAGTAATTTCTTTGAAGCAAATACAGTTTAAGAAATGTTGTTGGACAAATACATTCAACCTTCCAGCCAACACTGTTTCAGCctcttgatttattttttgtgcaAAAATGGGTCCTTGCACCCCGTGGTcttctctgtgttgtgttttattgttgtttttgttcagcTGAATAAGCAGAATAATTAATTCACATACATGGCTGTTCGAGGGTGAAACTCTACTACCAATTCACATTAGACATTTTACAAACTGCCTCTTTTAAACTTAACTTAAAGAAGTGGCCAACAAGTAGTCAGCATTGCCAACATTACATTTAGACACTAATCTTGCTGCCTGCTTTctgctctgcctgtctgtgcTTCTTGTGCGATGCCTGTGAGGTTTTCTGTTTCATTAGTGTTTAGTCAGGCTAATGTCTGTTGCTTGTTACTGTCCCAGCAAtgttatgtttgtgtatgtctatcaaaaatgtatgtctatgCTATTGTGCCTTGTTTGTTATATGGTCTGAAAgtttggcttgtgtgtgtgctcctgTTGATCTTGACAAAATGTTCTTGTCTTTATTTGTATTAGCATTACTATAATCAACTTTGATTGTATTGAACTAAATCTGTATGTATGATTTttagcttattttttttaatatttttagagTGACCTGGTTACCACCAGtccagggacagcagatgtaaaataGCATCTTGGctaatttgacattttttatatttttgagtGGGCATTGTCTCTGCTCATCATATctgaacaaaataaataaaataagctcTCCGTATGAAAAGATATGTTATATGATATGTTATGAGAGTTGTCGGTCGGTGACGATGAGCTCAAGGCGTCTAGGCTTCACGAAGTGGGAAATATgccttacaaaaataaaattggaGAAGTCATGATtactaaaataaatcaaatatccAAAGAAGGAAGTGAGAGTATAAGGGTGGCACACCTTGTGACATAGCCGAGGGTCTCAGATGCACAACAAAGAtaagatttaaaacaaaattaaatttaTTAGAGCCGATTAGACACTAGTCCCTTTCTTATttgtttatgaaaataaaacctgaaaagtatacagcttaaaggaacacggcgacttattgTGACTTTAGCTCATTCAtcatatcccccagagttagataagtacataacatacccttctcacctccgtgcgtgtcgtaactctgtctgacgcactaATTCTCAGAAGGctaagcactgctacttgggcggagtgatattactccaactccgagcgaactctctgctcctcaccacgggacTTCTCAGGTGTaaatcactccacccaagtagcagaagtagcagtgcttcgccttctgagaattagttcccagtatgtatacggttagaatatggctgtgtctcatgtgaccttgttatttgtacatgctgtgactcagGGGTgtagcacaacattctgggcccctttagaaaggcattttctatgggcccctccccgcatccaccaCTATTCATTCTAGCTTCTTTTTGGGTATTTATCTGGGTATTCAGtactcttttttccccccagtccgacgcccctgctgtgactatacaaatcacaacatgtaaataggaaaatgttggcgttattgtGTCACTTATTGgtagcagtaggctagatggagccggttacctccaggatcagTGCTAAGCTAGACTAGCAGTGGGtgcatcagacagagttacaacacgcacagaggtgagaagggtatgtacgccttgcgaaagtatttggcccccttgaacttttcgaccttttgccacatttcaggcctcaaacataaagatattaaactgtaatttttgtgaagaatcaacaacaagtgggacacaatcatgaagtggaacgaaatttattggatattttaaaccttttaaacaaataaaaaactgaaatattggggcgtgcaaaattattcagcccccttaagttaatactttgggtgcgccaccttttgctgcgattacagctgtaaggcGTAcgcggggtatgtctctatcagttttgcacatcagagactgacatttttgcccattcctccttgcaaaacagctcgagctcagtgaggttggatggagagagtttgtgaacagcagttttcagttctttccacagattctcgattggattcaggtctggactttgacttggccattctaacacctggatatgtttatttgtgaaccattccattgtagattttgctttatgttctggatcattgtcttgttggaagacaattctccgtcccagtctcaggtcttttgcagactccatcaggttttcttccagaatggtcctgtatttggctccatccatcttcccatcaattttaaccatcttccctgtccctgctgaagaaaagcaggcccaaaccatgatgctgccaccaccatgtttgacagtggggatggtgtgttcagggtgatgagctgtgttgctttacgccAAAATACAtgacgttttgcattgttgccaaaaattcgactttggtttcatctgaccacagcaccttcttccacatgtttggtgtgtctcccaggtggcttttggcaaactttaaacgacactttttatggatatctttaagaaatggctttcttcttgccactcttccataaaggccagatttgtgcagtatacgactgattgttgtcctatggacagagtctcccacctcagctgtagatctctgcagttcatccagagtgatcatgggcctcttggctgcatctctgatcagtcttctcattgtatgagctgaaagtttagagggacggccgggttcgcgcgtagatttgtagtggtctgatactccttccatttcaatataatcgcttgcacagtgctccttgggatgtttaaagcttgggaaatcttttgtatccaaatccggctttaaacttctccacaacagtatatcggacctgcctggtgtgttccttgttcttcatgatgctctcgcttcacacggacctctgagactatcacagagcaggtgcatttatacggagacttgattacacacagctggattctatttatcatcattagtcatttaggtcaacattggatcattcggagatcctcactgaacttctggagagagtttgctgcactgaaagtaaaggggctgaataattttgcactttgccctttttcagttttttatttgttaaaaaagtttgaaatagccaatgaatttcgttccacttcataattgggacccacttgttgttgattcttcacaaaaaattacagttttatatctttatgtttgaggcctgaaatgtggcaaaaggtcgaaacgttcaagggggccgaatactttcgcaaggcactgtagggacttatctaactctgggggatacgctgaataagctaaagtcccaataaatcagcatgttcctttaagtgaGAATAGGTCAGAGCACAAgacatggttaaaaaaaaagatttaagatCCCCTCTACTTAAAAATGTTGTTATGTCCCCTAAAATGTCTGAGCTTGTATGCTTGTATACTgacctgtatctgtgtcactaTAGTGACAAACTCGAGTTTCCCACTAGATAGGTGTTTTCACATTCCTCTACTGAAAGGGGAGATGTCCGTGCACTTCCCTAAAATCTGTATGTCACAGATTTGAAAGCTAATCACTGTCTAATATGCAAAAGCTCTAAAAGAAACCTGGGCGCctaggtagctcacctggtggagcgccagcccatatacagaggcccatatacagaggcccAGTCCTCGACGTAGCGGCCGCTGgtttaagctgtcctgtcaaaaataaaggcctaaaaatgccaaaataaaaaaaaaataaaaaaaagaaacctccAACATCCAGCTCAGAGCAGACTTGTCAGTACAGAGAGAGCGTCACCGTAGCTGTGTCACCCACTGCCAGAAACAAGCTAACAAGTTAACAAGCTACATAAACAAATATAAGAATGCTAACTACACTTGCCATTTGAATACGCCTGCTGATTTTCCGGAAAAAAAGACGCAAAACTATCGCCGCGGAGCTGTCCTAGCCGCGGAGCTGTCCTAGCTCTAGCGCTCAATGAGGGAGAAAAAGTAGATGTGCTTTCAGccctatttaaaaaatattttttttacttcttctgAGTTAATATTTCTTGTAATATTAATCAtagcagagtatttttacatacttGAAAAGGGGGACTTGATGATTAATCGACTTCCCCAATGTATGTctaacaagacaaaaaaaaaagagtttgtgTGTAGCGCAGTGTATGgcagtgtatgtgtggtgtataaAAAGTGGAATGGAAACTAGACAAGTCATCTCTCATCAGAGGGAAATGACAGCGGCTCCTGACAAGTCTGAAAATATTTGTCACTTTATTTGCAGGTCTGACCCCGAGAGGACGACATGGACTTTCTCAAGTGGCCTCTGTTTTTTGTGTGCCTTTGCTCTAAGGGTATGGTTCATTTTCTACACTGTATAACCAGTTGTTACCTTTTCAGCTCACAAGAAGTCAATTTAAACAGTCAGCTTTTAGTCTTTCTGTTGTTTTATCattggtattttattttgtgcaaGTCCTTCTCACCACTGCTATCTCTTTGTTACATTTTCCTCTGCATTTTACTACAGGTTCTGAAACTGAAGGCTCATCTTGGACAATTAAGGTGCCGTCTTCAGTAAAAGGTCTCCCTGGATCCTGTTTGGTGATCCCTTGCTCGTTCAACTACCCAGATCCAGGCAGGGTGGTCACTGAATTCACTGGGATGTGGGCCGAGGGGGAACATGAGCTCATCTATCACCCAGACAAGTTAACAGTGAAGCAGTATCAGAGTCGGACAGAGCTGCTGGGAGACATCAGTCTGAAGAACTGTTCATTTAAGATTGATCCCCTTCGACAAAGTGACCAAGGGCCGTTTTATTTCAGGATCGAAATGGCAGGCTATGAAAAGTTTTCTTACAAAGAGAACAGAGTCTCCATTACAATGAGTAAGTAAAATGAACAACTTTTACCAGACTTCTGTAACCGTACAGTTCATTGATTCCTGCATTTTctcagaagtctctttttaaTTCCAGTGTTGCATCAGTGAAAATTGAGAAAATTCAAAAATGGTTACTTTCCTGATGTTATTGACTTACTTTTTCTATATCATATGAAATATTATATTTGTGCAAACAGTCAATAGTCCAAAGCAATAATAAGAACATGTTTTAACAGCAGTGTTTACCTTGATGGTTTATTTCAGTTGTCTTTGAAAGCTGAGTTTGTAACTATAACTTTAAACAAAGTCCTTTTGACAATACTACAGAGTTGGTAACAGTGGTCATTTAGGTTTCAATAGTCAATaactatctctctatctatctatagagTTTCTCACTTCCTTAATTGTGCTATTGTAACTGCCCTCTTCTCACTTTAAATAACTTTGATCAAAACACAGTTGAAACAGTTTCATTTCTCTACAAAGATGTATGACATGGAGGCCAAATGCCCACTTTGAGAATTCCTAAATGTTCAATCCTGTTAGTTCAGTCAACATTTCTCATGATTTGGGATTTTTAAGTTTCCTTCCTTTTTTACTTTGATGCAGCTGAGCACCAGTTTCATTATGCCACTGATAGCTGCGGGCAGGGGGTTGAGCATCACTGGAGCATCTCAGCCGCACAGCTTCTCCCTCCTTTACATCTGACTTGTGCTCAACTGTCAAGATGTATGACATGGAGGCCAAATGCCCATTTTGAGAATTCCTAAATGTTCAATCCTGTTAGTTCAGTCAACATTTCTCATGATTTGGGATTTTTAagtttccttccttttttttaaatatcgaCGCCCGTCAGGGCCAATACAACATTTCAAAATACACAACATTGCCCAATAGACGACGTGATCATCCTTACTTGTAATAGTAGCCTTATGATCTTTGCATTTGCCTATCATGATCTTTCTTGGTGTTACAGGTGTACCAAATCCCATCCAGTTCTCTGTGAAAGAGGAGGTAGTGGAAGGTGATAAGGTGTCTGCATCCTGCTCAGTGTCTCACTCCTGCCCCACCTCTCCTCCTGTCTTCACCTGGAGTCAcaaaggacacacacatgtCCAACCACAGCAGCTTGACGATGGCCAGTGGAGAGCGACATCTACCATAAACTTTCAAGCTACCAGCGCTGATCACAACAAGCCTTTAAAGTGTACTGTAACATACCATGGAGGGCAGCACCAAACAACATCCAGAGACCTCAAAGTAAAATGTAAGTGTATATGGCAGTGTGGCTTTAAACACTGTAACTTAGTAAGTACGTGATActattattatacagtatatagcaaTTTTTAAAACAAGGGTTACAACAGGCTTCACAGCTAGAAAAAGATGATGAAAAACATTTGAAGGAATAtgaaaatttaattgaattgaaaagaatTTGAACGAATCGGGACaaggaaatgccaataaagAGAATGAAGAACCAAATCACACTGAGGTGACAGTGAAAGATGGGTAGAAATGTTAGTGTGATGATATGTTACATAACCTACTGGATTTagggtttcctttaccaatGTGGAAGCTTTTTTaccaacacacataca
The DNA window shown above is from Perca fluviatilis chromosome 7, GENO_Pfluv_1.0, whole genome shotgun sequence and carries:
- the LOC120562045 gene encoding sialic acid-binding Ig-like lectin 13, with product MDTKRMIFCLLVAAIISPVFTEEWRASVVKELDALVTSCVVVPCSFTHPKENLPTSRLRGIWHRSTDKNQRIYYEDSTQVLENFRGRTKLLGHLGQNNCSLEITNIKDHDNGPFCFRIELERAKDSFSFVKSCVEFRILPDPPNPTLSQPKTKAIQDRPYTITCSVRHTCPSHVPKLTWSRGTADEVIEVHKETGFGYWEAQSILTIIPEEKDDHSDVTCTAQFNGQKTSSTTVTLNVKRTENYNHIIIPTVAVIGTALISAVFCIFMVKRYKKRIAELQNQEDSAWNNFRLQTVSKKENLKVFKMDEPDHLSFKVGASTDKPETFQPKRISCHG
- the LOC120562799 gene encoding myelin-associated glycoprotein-like yields the protein MDFLKWPLFFVCLCSKGSETEGSSWTIKVPSSVKGLPGSCLVIPCSFNYPDPGRVVTEFTGMWAEGEHELIYHPDKLTVKQYQSRTELLGDISLKNCSFKIDPLRQSDQGPFYFRIEMAGYEKFSYKENRVSITMSVPNPIQFSVKEEVVEGDKVSASCSVSHSCPTSPPVFTWSHKGHTHVQPQQLDDGQWRATSTINFQATSADHNKPLKCTVTYHGGQHQTTSRDLKVKCKCIWQCGFKHCNLVST